One part of the Streptomyces lienomycini genome encodes these proteins:
- a CDS encoding serine hydrolase domain-containing protein — MTTPQEELLPATRRALSHRVAVAQAEGRTPSLVAAVVRGGRTVWHGARTSVDGHGPDETVQYRIGSITKTFTAVLVLRLRDEGLLDLGDPLEKHLPGTGAGEATIAELLAHSGGLAAESPAPWWERTPGSLRPELIDVLGERPLLHPVGRRHHYSNPGYTLLGALVEKLRGASWEEVLRREVLDPLGLERTSGRPSAPHADGWAVHPWADVMLPEPVEDLGRMAPAGQLWSTTGDLARFAVFLAHGDDRVLGADTVREMRAPAAPAEAADVVDGAAYGLGLQLQHRDGRLLVGHSGSLPGFLANLTIGVEDDVAAVVLTNCTSGPLLAAVGADLVRIVAVAEPRIPEPWRPLREVDSSVLELAGQWYWGTHAFALRLVSDGGVSLEPLSGQGRRSRFRVNADGSWTGLEGYYAGELLRAVRHPDGTVSHLDLGSFVFTRQPYDEGAPVPGGVDPAGWRGIGQ; from the coding sequence ATGACGACACCTCAGGAAGAGCTGCTCCCCGCCACCCGCCGCGCGCTGTCGCACCGGGTCGCCGTCGCCCAGGCCGAAGGACGTACCCCGTCGCTCGTCGCAGCGGTGGTCCGGGGTGGGCGGACCGTGTGGCACGGGGCGCGGACCTCGGTCGACGGCCACGGACCGGACGAGACCGTGCAGTACCGGATCGGCTCGATCACCAAGACGTTCACCGCCGTTCTTGTCCTGCGGCTGCGTGACGAGGGGCTGCTCGACCTCGGGGATCCGTTGGAGAAGCATCTGCCGGGCACCGGGGCGGGGGAAGCCACCATCGCCGAACTGCTCGCGCACTCAGGAGGACTGGCCGCCGAGTCGCCCGCGCCGTGGTGGGAGCGGACGCCGGGGTCGCTGCGGCCCGAGCTCATCGATGTACTGGGCGAGCGGCCGCTCCTGCACCCGGTCGGCCGGCGACACCACTACTCCAACCCTGGCTACACCCTGCTCGGCGCGCTGGTCGAAAAACTGCGCGGCGCTTCGTGGGAGGAGGTGCTGCGGCGGGAGGTGCTGGACCCGCTGGGGCTGGAACGCACGAGCGGGCGGCCGAGTGCTCCGCACGCCGATGGCTGGGCGGTGCATCCGTGGGCCGACGTGATGCTGCCCGAGCCCGTGGAGGACCTCGGGCGGATGGCCCCGGCGGGGCAGCTCTGGTCCACCACAGGGGACCTGGCAAGGTTCGCCGTCTTTCTGGCGCACGGTGACGACCGGGTGCTCGGCGCGGACACCGTCCGAGAGATGCGAGCGCCCGCTGCTCCGGCCGAGGCCGCCGACGTCGTGGACGGTGCGGCGTACGGACTGGGACTGCAGCTCCAGCACCGGGACGGGCGGCTGCTCGTGGGGCATTCCGGGTCCTTGCCGGGATTCCTGGCCAACCTCACGATCGGTGTGGAGGACGATGTGGCCGCGGTGGTTCTGACCAACTGCACCTCCGGGCCGCTGCTCGCCGCAGTCGGAGCCGACCTCGTGCGCATCGTCGCGGTGGCGGAGCCTCGCATCCCCGAGCCCTGGCGCCCACTGCGGGAGGTCGACTCCTCCGTACTGGAGCTGGCGGGGCAGTGGTACTGGGGAACACACGCCTTCGCCCTGCGACTGGTCTCCGACGGAGGGGTCTCTCTGGAGCCGCTGTCGGGGCAGGGGCGCCGTTCCCGTTTCCGGGTGAACGCTGACGGCAGCTGGACGGGGCTGGAAGGTTACTACGCAGGGGAGTTGCTGCGAGCGGTGAGGCACCCCGACGGAACCGTCAGTCATCTGGACCTCGGGTCGTTCGTCTTCACGCGTCAGCCGTACGACGAGGGCGCCCCTGTGCCCGGAGGGGTGGACCCGGCAGGGTGGCGGGGGATCGGCCAGTAG